A segment of the Amycolatopsis thermophila genome:
CAATCGCATGATCGGTCACTCCCAGATCGGCCAGCACCCTGGCGCGAACGTCGATGTGGTCGGACAGGGTGCGCGGACGCGGGTGGTCCAGCGCGTGCTCGGCGACGATCCGGCCCTCCCCCAGCACGAGGACGCGGTCGGCCAGCAGCAGCGCCTCGTCCACGTCGTGGGTCACCAGCAGCACACCCGGCCGGTGCTCGGTCCACAGGTCCTCGACGAGGCGGTGCATCGCCAGCCGCGTCAGGGCGTCCAGCGCGCCGAACGGCTCGTCGAGCAGCAGCAGGTCCGGTTCGCGGACCAGGGCCCGCGCCAGCGAGACCCGCTGCGCCTCGCCGCCGGAGAGGGTGCGCGGCCAGGCGTCGGCGTGACCGGCCAGGCGGACCTCGGCCAGGGCTTGTTCGGCGAGCGCCCGGTCGCGGCCGCGGCCCGGCAGGCCGAGGACGACGTTGCGCCACACCCGGCGCCACGGCAGCAGCCGCGGCTGCTGGAACGCCACCGACACCGCCCCGTCGACGACGACCTCGCCCTCGATGTCGGCGTCCAGCCCGGCGAGGATCCGCAGCAGCGTCGACTTGCCCGAGCCGCTGCGGCCGAGCAGGGCGACGAACTCGCCGCGCGCGATCTCGGCGTCCACATCGGACAGGACGGTGCGCTCGCCGAAGCGTTTGGTCAGGCCGCGCACCCGGGCGGTCAGTTCCCGCGCCAT
Coding sequences within it:
- a CDS encoding ABC transporter ATP-binding protein, which codes for MARELTARVRGLTKRFGERTVLSDVDAEIARGEFVALLGRSGSGKSTLLRILAGLDADIEGEVVVDGAVSVAFQQPRLLPWRRVWRNVVLGLPGRGRDRALAEQALAEVRLAGHADAWPRTLSGGEAQRVSLARALVREPDLLLLDEPFGALDALTRLAMHRLVEDLWTEHRPGVLLVTHDVDEALLLADRVLVLGEGRIVAEHALDHPRPRTLSDHIDVRARVLADLGVTDHAIA